In Rhodanobacter humi, the following are encoded in one genomic region:
- a CDS encoding Mth938-like domain-containing protein: protein MDLSLDRPEGYLFVRRVGERAITLIDRELGDSFLLAPDRVVEHWPVHEAGALDAAHVDALLTLQPELVLLGTGARQAFPAAAFMAGFLRKGIGVEVMDNAAAARTYNLLAGEGRRVVAAFMLPA, encoded by the coding sequence ATGGACCTTTCGCTCGATCGCCCGGAGGGTTACCTGTTCGTGCGCCGGGTCGGCGAACGCGCCATCACCCTGATCGACCGCGAGCTCGGCGACAGCTTCCTGCTTGCGCCCGACCGTGTGGTCGAGCATTGGCCGGTGCATGAGGCCGGCGCGCTCGATGCCGCGCACGTCGACGCCCTGCTCACCCTGCAGCCGGAACTGGTCTTGCTGGGTACCGGCGCGCGCCAGGCGTTTCCCGCCGCCGCCTTCATGGCCGGCTTCCTGCGCAAGGGTATTGGCGTGGAAGTGATGGACAACGCCGCCGCCGCGCGCACCTACAACCTGCTGGCCGGCGAGGGGCGGCGCGTGGTGGCTGCGTTCATGCTGCCGGCCTGA
- a CDS encoding peptidoglycan DD-metalloendopeptidase family protein, whose product MLARMNRHLAPWLLAVALLALSACSTVVVEPATGQGGRRAVPVVAHTPVPGGSYAVAKGDTLYSIAFRKGVDFRDLAKWNDIAAPYTIWPGQHLRLSPPPGGAPSPHAAVATTEKARPTPAAAAPSVPVFESVPAPASAPPASPHVSTATGPATARAVHAPTVAAAPATAVSTEVPVAGEPKAAVPPPAPAVASGGSRAAGGVSWHWPADGQIIKRFTPGDAVPGIEIAGKAGDPVRAAADGVVVYSGNGLVGYGELVIIKHNDSLLSAYGHNSKRLVKEGQRVSAGQQIAEMGSSGASRVELGFQIRKDGNPVDPLNYLPAK is encoded by the coding sequence ATGCTGGCGCGCATGAATCGACACCTCGCCCCGTGGCTGCTCGCCGTCGCCTTGCTGGCGTTGTCCGCCTGCAGCACCGTGGTGGTGGAGCCGGCCACGGGCCAAGGCGGCCGTCGTGCCGTCCCGGTCGTGGCGCACACGCCGGTACCCGGCGGCAGCTACGCGGTGGCGAAGGGCGACACCTTGTATTCGATCGCCTTCCGCAAGGGCGTGGATTTCCGCGACCTGGCGAAATGGAACGACATCGCCGCGCCCTACACGATCTGGCCTGGCCAGCATTTGCGCCTGTCGCCTCCGCCGGGCGGCGCGCCAAGCCCGCACGCAGCCGTGGCCACGACGGAAAAGGCGAGGCCGACGCCCGCAGCCGCGGCTCCGTCGGTTCCCGTGTTCGAGAGCGTGCCGGCACCGGCTTCGGCGCCGCCGGCGAGCCCCCATGTGTCGACGGCGACCGGGCCGGCTACCGCCCGGGCCGTGCATGCGCCGACCGTCGCAGCCGCGCCGGCCACGGCCGTGAGCACCGAAGTGCCGGTGGCGGGAGAGCCGAAGGCGGCCGTGCCGCCGCCGGCCCCGGCGGTGGCGAGCGGCGGTTCGCGCGCGGCGGGCGGCGTGAGCTGGCACTGGCCGGCCGACGGCCAGATCATCAAGCGTTTCACGCCCGGCGACGCGGTGCCGGGCATCGAGATCGCCGGCAAGGCGGGCGATCCGGTGCGCGCTGCGGCCGATGGCGTGGTGGTGTACAGCGGCAACGGCCTGGTTGGCTACGGCGAACTGGTCATCATCAAGCACAACGACAGCCTGCTGTCGGCCTACGGGCACAACAGCAAGCGACTGGTGAAGGAAGGCCAGCGCGTCAGCGCCGGCCAGCAGATCGCCGAGATGGGTTCCAGCGGCGCCTCGCGCGTCGAGCTGGGCTTCCAGATCCGCAAGGACGGCAATCCGGTCGATCCATTGAACTACCTGCCGGCGAAGTAG
- the yhbY gene encoding ribosome assembly RNA-binding protein YhbY: MALSPSQIRYLRSLSHGLNPVVLLGNKGASEAVAKELGQALEIHELVKVKLSGGDKEERQAQLDALLAGTGAETVQQIGHVAVLFRRNADEPKIALPR; this comes from the coding sequence ATGGCCCTCTCCCCCTCGCAGATCCGTTACCTGCGCAGCCTTTCCCATGGCCTGAACCCCGTCGTCCTGCTCGGCAACAAGGGCGCCAGCGAGGCCGTGGCCAAGGAGCTCGGCCAGGCGCTGGAGATCCACGAGCTGGTCAAGGTGAAGCTCTCCGGCGGCGACAAGGAGGAGCGGCAGGCCCAGCTCGACGCCTTGCTGGCCGGCACCGGCGCCGAGACGGTGCAGCAGATCGGCCACGTCGCCGTGCTGTTCCGCCGCAACGCCGATGAACCGAAGATCGCCCTGCCACGCTGA
- a CDS encoding YqaA family protein, which translates to MRLFGKLYARALVWARHPHAIRYLCALSFFEAFIFPIMPEVMLAPMMLGKRHRAFFYANLSLAFSLLGSLVGYALGHWAFAALKPLLDTLHLLAPIDQGVASLRTQMAEHRWGLYGVLILAALQPVVPMKFVTWASGIVGVPVLPFLGCVALGRGKRVWLLALLIWLFGERAEHLLHKYIEWIGWIVLVLLGLLLAWWIWRH; encoded by the coding sequence ATGCGCCTGTTCGGCAAGCTCTATGCCCGCGCCCTGGTGTGGGCACGCCATCCGCACGCGATCCGCTACCTGTGCGCGCTCAGCTTCTTCGAAGCCTTCATCTTCCCGATCATGCCGGAGGTGATGCTGGCGCCGATGATGCTGGGCAAGCGGCATCGGGCGTTCTTCTACGCCAACCTCAGCCTCGCGTTCTCGCTGCTGGGCTCGCTGGTCGGTTACGCGCTGGGGCACTGGGCGTTCGCGGCGCTGAAGCCGCTGCTGGACACGCTGCACCTGCTGGCGCCGATCGACCAAGGCGTGGCTAGTCTGCGTACGCAGATGGCGGAGCATCGCTGGGGGCTTTACGGCGTGCTGATCCTCGCCGCGCTGCAGCCAGTGGTGCCGATGAAGTTCGTGACCTGGGCCTCGGGCATCGTGGGCGTGCCGGTGCTGCCCTTCCTCGGCTGCGTGGCGCTGGGGCGCGGCAAGCGCGTGTGGCTGCTCGCGCTGCTGATCTGGCTGTTCGGCGAGCGCGCCGAACACTTGCTGCACAAGTACATCGAGTGGATCGGCTGGATCGTGCTGGTGCTGCTGGGCCTGCTGCTGGCGTGGTGGATCTGGCGGCATTGA